A window of Apodemus sylvaticus chromosome 9, mApoSyl1.1, whole genome shotgun sequence contains these coding sequences:
- the Gpr35 gene encoding G-protein coupled receptor 35 isoform X3 produces MNNTTCNNILWPGPVNNVFIVYSALLLVLGLLLNSVALWVFCHRMHQWTETRVYMTNLAVADLCLLCSLPFVLYSLKYDVSDTPICQLSQGIYLVNRYMSISLVTAIAVDRYVAVRHPLRARELRSPGQAAAVCVTLWVIVITSLVVRWRLGVQEGGFCFGNQGRHNFSTSAFSLLGFYLPLAIVVFCSLQVVTVLARRPVTDVGQAEATRKATHMVWANLVVFIVCFLPLHVVLTVQVSLNLHTCAVRHTFSRALSITAKLSDTNCCLDAVCYYYMAKEFQEASKPATSSTKPHKSQDCQSPSLT; encoded by the coding sequence ATGAATAATACAACTTGCAACAACATCCTGTGGCCTGGTCCAGTCAACAACGTTTTCATCGTCTACTCGGCCTTGCTGCTGGTGCTGGGCCTGCTCCTCAACAGCGTGGCACTCTGGGTATTCTGCCACCGCATGCACCAGTGGACGGAGACCCGCGTCTATATGACCAACCTGGCCGTGGCTGACCTCTGCCTGCTCTGCTCCCTGCCGTTCGTGTTGTACTCCTTGAAATACGATGTTTCGGACACACCCATCTGCCAGCTCTCACAGGGCATCTACCTGGTCAACAGGTACATGAGCATTAGCTTGGTCACCGCCATCGCGGTGGACCGCTACGTGGCAGTGCGGCATCCCCTGCGTGCCCGTGAGCTGCGCTCCCCGGGACAGGCTGCTGCGGTGTGTGTGACCCTCTGGGTGATCGTGATCACCTCCCTGGTAGTGCGCTGGCGCCTGGGGGTGCAGGAGGGTGGCTTCTGCTTCGGCAACCAAGGCCGGCACAACTTCAGCACCTCCGCGTTCTCGCTGCTGGGATTCTACCTGCCGCTGGCCATCGTGGTCTTCTGCTCTTTGCAGGTCGTGACTGTGCTGGCGCGAAGGCCGGTCACTGATGTGGGGCAGGCGGAGGCTACCCGAAAGGCCACTCATATGGTCTGGGCCAACTTGGTCGTGTTTATCGTCTGCTTCCTGCCCCTGCATGTGGTCCTGACGGTGCAGGTCTCCCTGAACCTCCACACCTGTGCTGTCCGCCACACCTTCAGCCGTGCCCTGTCCATCACCGCCAAACTCTCAGACACCAActgctgcctggatgctgtctgTTACTACTACATGGCCAAAGAGTTCCAGGAGGCCTCCAAGCCGGCCACGTCCTCTACCAAACCCCACAAGAGCCAAGATTGTCAGAGCCCGAGCCTCACCTAG
- the Gpr35 gene encoding G-protein coupled receptor 35 isoform X2 gives MKPAWDLSDGTMNNTTCNNILWPGPVNNVFIVYSALLLVLGLLLNSVALWVFCHRMHQWTETRVYMTNLAVADLCLLCSLPFVLYSLKYDVSDTPICQLSQGIYLVNRYMSISLVTAIAVDRYVAVRHPLRARELRSPGQAAAVCVTLWVIVITSLVVRWRLGVQEGGFCFGNQGRHNFSTSAFSLLGFYLPLAIVVFCSLQVVTVLARRPVTDVGQAEATRKATHMVWANLVVFIVCFLPLHVVLTVQVSLNLHTCAVRHTFSRALSITAKLSDTNCCLDAVCYYYMAKEFQEASKPATSSTKPHKSQDCQSPSLT, from the exons ATGAAGCCGGCCTGGGATCTGTCAGATGG GACCATGAATAATACAACTTGCAACAACATCCTGTGGCCTGGTCCAGTCAACAACGTTTTCATCGTCTACTCGGCCTTGCTGCTGGTGCTGGGCCTGCTCCTCAACAGCGTGGCACTCTGGGTATTCTGCCACCGCATGCACCAGTGGACGGAGACCCGCGTCTATATGACCAACCTGGCCGTGGCTGACCTCTGCCTGCTCTGCTCCCTGCCGTTCGTGTTGTACTCCTTGAAATACGATGTTTCGGACACACCCATCTGCCAGCTCTCACAGGGCATCTACCTGGTCAACAGGTACATGAGCATTAGCTTGGTCACCGCCATCGCGGTGGACCGCTACGTGGCAGTGCGGCATCCCCTGCGTGCCCGTGAGCTGCGCTCCCCGGGACAGGCTGCTGCGGTGTGTGTGACCCTCTGGGTGATCGTGATCACCTCCCTGGTAGTGCGCTGGCGCCTGGGGGTGCAGGAGGGTGGCTTCTGCTTCGGCAACCAAGGCCGGCACAACTTCAGCACCTCCGCGTTCTCGCTGCTGGGATTCTACCTGCCGCTGGCCATCGTGGTCTTCTGCTCTTTGCAGGTCGTGACTGTGCTGGCGCGAAGGCCGGTCACTGATGTGGGGCAGGCGGAGGCTACCCGAAAGGCCACTCATATGGTCTGGGCCAACTTGGTCGTGTTTATCGTCTGCTTCCTGCCCCTGCATGTGGTCCTGACGGTGCAGGTCTCCCTGAACCTCCACACCTGTGCTGTCCGCCACACCTTCAGCCGTGCCCTGTCCATCACCGCCAAACTCTCAGACACCAActgctgcctggatgctgtctgTTACTACTACATGGCCAAAGAGTTCCAGGAGGCCTCCAAGCCGGCCACGTCCTCTACCAAACCCCACAAGAGCCAAGATTGTCAGAGCCCGAGCCTCACCTAG
- the Gpr35 gene encoding G-protein coupled receptor 35 isoform X1, which translates to MASVFPSASADGLLCWMVSAQSVEWPSKRKLRRAQRTMNNTTCNNILWPGPVNNVFIVYSALLLVLGLLLNSVALWVFCHRMHQWTETRVYMTNLAVADLCLLCSLPFVLYSLKYDVSDTPICQLSQGIYLVNRYMSISLVTAIAVDRYVAVRHPLRARELRSPGQAAAVCVTLWVIVITSLVVRWRLGVQEGGFCFGNQGRHNFSTSAFSLLGFYLPLAIVVFCSLQVVTVLARRPVTDVGQAEATRKATHMVWANLVVFIVCFLPLHVVLTVQVSLNLHTCAVRHTFSRALSITAKLSDTNCCLDAVCYYYMAKEFQEASKPATSSTKPHKSQDCQSPSLT; encoded by the exons ATGGCCTCGGTCTTTCCATCTGCCTCCGCAGATGGACTTCTTTGCTGGATGGTCAGTGCTCAATCCGTAGAGTGGCCGTCCAAAAGGAAGCTCCGTCGTGCTCAGAG GACCATGAATAATACAACTTGCAACAACATCCTGTGGCCTGGTCCAGTCAACAACGTTTTCATCGTCTACTCGGCCTTGCTGCTGGTGCTGGGCCTGCTCCTCAACAGCGTGGCACTCTGGGTATTCTGCCACCGCATGCACCAGTGGACGGAGACCCGCGTCTATATGACCAACCTGGCCGTGGCTGACCTCTGCCTGCTCTGCTCCCTGCCGTTCGTGTTGTACTCCTTGAAATACGATGTTTCGGACACACCCATCTGCCAGCTCTCACAGGGCATCTACCTGGTCAACAGGTACATGAGCATTAGCTTGGTCACCGCCATCGCGGTGGACCGCTACGTGGCAGTGCGGCATCCCCTGCGTGCCCGTGAGCTGCGCTCCCCGGGACAGGCTGCTGCGGTGTGTGTGACCCTCTGGGTGATCGTGATCACCTCCCTGGTAGTGCGCTGGCGCCTGGGGGTGCAGGAGGGTGGCTTCTGCTTCGGCAACCAAGGCCGGCACAACTTCAGCACCTCCGCGTTCTCGCTGCTGGGATTCTACCTGCCGCTGGCCATCGTGGTCTTCTGCTCTTTGCAGGTCGTGACTGTGCTGGCGCGAAGGCCGGTCACTGATGTGGGGCAGGCGGAGGCTACCCGAAAGGCCACTCATATGGTCTGGGCCAACTTGGTCGTGTTTATCGTCTGCTTCCTGCCCCTGCATGTGGTCCTGACGGTGCAGGTCTCCCTGAACCTCCACACCTGTGCTGTCCGCCACACCTTCAGCCGTGCCCTGTCCATCACCGCCAAACTCTCAGACACCAActgctgcctggatgctgtctgTTACTACTACATGGCCAAAGAGTTCCAGGAGGCCTCCAAGCCGGCCACGTCCTCTACCAAACCCCACAAGAGCCAAGATTGTCAGAGCCCGAGCCTCACCTAG